The nucleotide window tcaattttctcttctttcacGTCTGACCGGATTTTTGCACCATATAAGCCTATTTTATTCCTGATAAGCGGATATGCTTCGGCAATCCCAACCATGGTTCACTTACACCCCAACCAAAGCTTCCGACCTTGTATTTTTGTTAGTTGAACGTGGCCACGCTGGAACATCTGTTCGTAGCCACAAATCAATAGCTTACATTTGTTTTTTCCAAAcatggagatatatatatatatatatatatttggcacAGTCCACCAAAAGACCAGTGGTCCCCCTTTACAATGGCACAGGTCCAActtgttagaatttttttttaaaaaagcgtCTTCCTGTTTTCTTCTTCTGTCATATATAATAATAACAGCCATATAATATAATCCCGAGCTCAGATTTTATACTGCATGTATCGGTTGGTACTTTGCACttttcacaagtggggcccaacGTTCAATCAGCGAGTTGTCGATCTGAATCATGCAAGGAAATGTTACGGTGGAACATGAAGTATCGTACAATGGCATAGCCATCTATTTATAATGTAAATATGGGGCAGTGTGACGTGCAATCAGGCACGTCCAAATGCAGAGCCTTAGTATGGATGGTTAATATCTCAAAGATCACATCCATTTTACAAAAATATGCATATGATCTGTGACAATTAAAGTGAGAGTGCCCCTCGTGTGGTATGGccctcttgagttttggatcttcttgatttttaGACTCCGCCTTAATTACGTCTATACTCTAGtcttgcaaaacaaatggatggaagagatttgtcacggacatctctgtgggccccacacagccccccTGACGATTTCTCTATGCCCGGGGCAATCCGGTCAAGTCGGTAAAATCTTGTCCTTTCAAATAAGTATGCTGAatagaaggaagcggattggctgtgtAACAcccaccaccgacctggctggtgtgtacCTGCCGTGCGAAGACAAGCGCTTACTCTCCTCGACCATCCAGTTGTACCAGATGAAAGTTACATGGGTCttacgatgatgtatttattatatccacaccgtttgaggatatcattttaaagaattatcgcaaaaataaattatatccaaagattaagtcgaccacaccataaaaaacagtaggaataatgattctcaccattaaaacatttataggcccaacataacgtttattttccatccaatccgttcataacgtaacaaagacctggatgaagaggaaaaaaatataatattgatcccaCACTTCTGTTACCCACAAAAGGATTTCAAGGATAGAAGTTCAATCTCCTAGTtttatttgcagtgtggtccacttgatctttgaatctatcttattttccagctcaagccttaaaacgagctcaccATATGGACAGACAGTTTGGAtattacacatacctcatgatgggacccacaaaactttgtgacgtcaacacaccagccaattcgctagGAGAGTAGAATGGGTAAAGTACGAGAATAGTCCAAATTAAATTAGGACAGATACTTCTTATTCTTATCATGTCTGCTCGATTCTATCATCCTCCGCAGTCTCATCcccaaaataacaaaataaatggTTTTTGTAACGATACCGTGGCACCGTATCCTAGTATAGTATGGCAGCTGGATTTTGCCTTAGGATTGCATTTTTAGAttgatctaagccgttcatgTTCACAGTTGTCTTATCATTATTCTTCGTTGATGATCTCGACCTTTGAATCTATGATTTGAATATGAGCTATTAGATATTCATTTTCATAAGCAATCACCTGTTCAAGAAATGTTTCTTCCCATGTCTTTGATCACATGAAATCCAGAAcatagacagttaagatcatAATTTAAAATGCAATCTAgagtttcttttaaaaaaaaaaaaaaaaaactaccaccttatcatactgtgatatggcccaccacacttttcaaaaactcaaaataaaaatagagaattTGGCCGGAGGTCTGCCAACTTTACAAGCATCTTACTTGCAAAAATTTCTATGAGATCTGAACTCTTCGTAAAGTAATGGTTATATCTTCAGGTAAAAATGCTATATAATTCTACTCTTTAGGTGGTCCAAATATataaagtaaattgatgattAAAACATTTTTTTTACTGTTAATTTGTTTCGCAGCCCACATTAGGTGCGAAATGGCCTAATTCACATGCTAGAAAATTATTGTGTCATTTATTAATTTCTCATCATTAATTTATCAGGGAACTCTGTATGTTTTATTCATTTTGccaaattattttagagcataattCAATAAAAGGCAAATCTAAAGCTTTAATCatgtcaataaaataaaataatgagtATTCAACATATGCCATTGAAAGCATAAAAGTTCTGTTTTCCTTCAAGTAAGGGTTGTGTGGCTTTGTGCCTGCGGGTGTCATTGTCCCtaatgtttcttataatgtgtttCACTTGAGCTTGGGATTTACTTCCTTTTTtgagtcatgccctaaaataatttggcaAGACTGATGCATGTGgtagataaaacgcatacattatggtaggccccatggaGGCAATCTATCTCCATCTTCCACTGTGGGCCATGATAAATGGCGTGTGTAATTTACACGTGTGTATGATATTGGCTTGTACGGTGTGATGACCCTCACTTTCTTACTGCTCTCCTTCTTTGTATATGACAGTACGAGTAAATAAAAGTATAAAGTCGCTGGTGTGGTTGGTGTAGGATTGCGACCTAGATTGACGGAGGTTGGGCTGTTGGGTGGACTGTCTTCCCAATTAGATAGAATTTCACACTCTACTAGAGTGCGAAAGATGATAACGCAAGCACTCAAGAACCATACAGGTGACAATATGTGGAACTCAAGCTAAACCGTGTCcagatggtgggtctcacattaACTGATTTATAAATACATAATTATAATATGATAATCCAAGAAATGGTAGATTAGACTATATGTGTCATGAACGGTCAAAACCAAAAGCAATCAGCAATTCAAATTGAAAACAAATCGAATTCCACAAATCAGAGTTTACAATAATATAATGTTAGGTTCGTGAACTATCTACCGTAATTTCCATGAATAATTTAAGTtatgcacgtggggcccaccttgatttatgtattctatatccacgtgtccatctgtttttcaagatcattttaagtcatgatccaaaaactgaagcagatccagtcctcaggtgtaccatacaccattaaaaacctcccagggcccactgtactgtttattttccatccaagctgttgataatgtcataaaaatctggatgaagaggaaaaacaagtatcagcttgatccaaaactttcttggcctgcaagaagattttaatggtcattctccactgttttgtatggtccacctgagatttggatcagtttcatttttaggttcatgccctaaaataatatggaaaaacggatggatggcgtggatttaaaataaatacttcaACGTGGGCTCCACTGTAAGGGCCCCACCTAATCCTCTTCGTAGAGGATATTAGATGCTTCCTGCAGTCCTGCTTCAGAATCTCAGTTTGTATTATTTTATTATGCATAGGGCATACCAAACCAGATCTCACTGTCTTCCCCGGAGTTCGTTGGACACCAACTGCCAAATGAAGTTTCCGTGGTAGGAAGCTACGTGGGGTCCACAGGaatgcccgtgacaaatccatcCGTCCTTCATTTTCTCAACAAGGATagaaatccaaaaatcaggtgggccacaccacacaaaactgcagggattaaacgcccaccaaaATTTTGTGGGGCCAGGGAAGTTTTGTATTGGGATGATTTTTGTGTCTACATTTTATCTGTgtggtaataaccatatgaacggtttggatggcatgtaaacggTCGactcagggaaggtttcaatgttggaaGTTTTCGTTTTCGTTgtcttgtgtggtgtggcccacctgagttttgaatctgcctaattATGGGCTCCTTTCTATTGCaatcttgagaaactgatggacggagtggatttgtcactggCATCTCTGTGGCCCCACATTGTTTCCCACCACAGTAACTTCCAGCCGAATTCGTTTTGCCTCCATGGCGAGTGAGGATCGCCGCCCACTGGGGTTCATATATGAGTGGtgcaatgatcagaaccgtccagaTTCTCGTTAGTCTTTACTAGGCAAAACGAACTATCTATAATCACAGTGGAGTAGAGATACTAACCTCTGGACTTTAGAGTTGAATGCGAGCCATTGAATTtttttcattgttctaaattcatataCAAACTGTTACATTCACATCGATACGTTCTTATTAATCTTTATCAAAACCGTAAtatcatacattccacaacttggacggttctgatcatcggaagactcatcacgtgggccccagtGGGCGGCAacagatggtggatggtgtgtcGCGACGGAGGCTAAAACGAACTGTCCCACTCTCACCCACTCCCCGCCCTTCTCTATTTCTTGCGCACTCGCTCCTCCGATCTCCTGCCACTcattcgagagagagagagatttgaagaaGAGATGAAGGTGATAGAGAAGATAAGGGCAGCAGCAGAAGAGGAAGGGAAGGTGGTGTTCTCTTTCGAGTTCTTCCCACCAAAGACAGAGGATGGAGTGGATAATCTGTTCGAGCGCATGGATCGAATGGTCTCTCACAACCCTTCCTTTTGCGACATTACGTGGGGTGCTGGTGGTTCTACTGCCGATCTCACCCTCGACATCTCCAATAAGATGCAGAACATggtctttctttctccttcattTGCTTACAGCTCTGATTCTCTACTCTCCATTTCTTATATCTTACTTCATCTTTCCTTTTTTGATTTATTCAGATCTCTCCTTTTCTTACTTTGTTTTATGTTATAACACCTGGATCTGTTGTTCCATTGCCAAAAAATATCAGATAATTGTTATTTCTTCATACTGATCTGAATTTTGTGCTTTATTTTCTTTCTGATTACTTGAATCGATCCATTAGAAAGCTAGATCTACTGTTTCTCTGACTCTTTTCTTGTACTTGATTCATGctcaatcttctttttttttttaaaaaaaaaaaaaaaaaattttaaatttttttgtctTGCAGATTTGTGTAGAAACAATGATGCATTTGACTTGCACAAACATGCCAGTGGAGAAGATCGACCATGCTCTGGATACCATCAAAACCAATGGCATCCAGAATGTTTTGGCTCTTAGGGGGGATCCTCCTCACGGACAGGACAAGTTTGTTCAAGTCGCTGGCGGATTCGCTTGTGCTCTCGACCTGGTATTCATGCACTTTCCTTGACATAAACTTCTTTTATGCCTTTTTGGATGAGGATTTTTACATTGAGAAGAGAAAAttacgattaaaaaaaaaaaaagcatgtaaAGGGACCTGTAGGATCTCACTCGTCTGTTGATTATATCTTCATCAGGCTACCCTTACATGTGCCCTGAAGTGTCTTCAGATGACCCATGTTGCTTTACTAGTCTATTTTCTTATCTCCACACTTCTCAATTAAGACCAAGACACTGGACATTGTTCTATTGTAATTGGGACATTGAGAATGATTTTCTTATCCCCACGCTTCTCAATTAAGACCAAGACACTGGACGTTGTTCTATTGTAATTGGGACATTGAGAATGATTTTCCAAAATGGAAATCTTTTGGGTAGGATGATGCATGCAGGTTTTATTCTTTCTAATgttcttttttaatattttgcACACTAGTATCTATTGGTGGTTCTGCTTTGTATTCCTCAGTTTAACCATAACTTGCCTGATTTTTTTCTCTTGCAGGTGAGGCATATTCGAGCCAAATATGGCGATTACTTTGGCATAACTGTTGCTGGTTATCCAGGTGAATTGAATTGTTGCATTCTTAGATTATCCTTGTCTCATGTTTTTTAGTCCCTTCTACTAATCAATTGTTTCATGCTTTGAAATCACTTTCCACATCTCAGAGGCACATCCTGACATGATACAAGGAGATGGTCTGGCGACTTTAGAAGGATATCAGAGTGATCTTACTTACTTGAAGAGTAAGGTAGGACAAGTACATATTCTTCTCATTTCATTCACAACATTATATAGTCAACCTTGCCACTTGATCAGAAGGGtcagattttcttttgattttttttttttttttgacatctcAGATTTTCAATTGATGGGGACatttccatcatcctacatcacATTAGCTGCCATCTTTTCGAATAAAACATGGAAGATTCTCACTATTTTACTTCATCACTCTGCAAATTAATGTACTACATTATTAGTTCTTAACTAATAAATATTCTTATCCGTTGCCTCTTGGATTTTGTATAATTTCCTAATTGTTGGCTCTTATATATCTCCAAATGTATTTGGTTTTGCTGGAAGGCTCCTCTACAATCAATGCCATTACATGTTCCCAACATTCCAATTGTATTGGATCGATTTGCTTTGGAGCCTTCTTTATGATATTCCTTTTGTTTTGTCTCTGATCTGATGGTGgcattattgttgttgttttcttttacttttctttttttattcttcttcctcttcttcttctttttttttttttttcttgtaggtTGACGCTGGTGCAGATCTTATTATCACTCAGCTCTTTTATGATACTGATATTTTTCTCAAGTTTGTGAATGACTGTCGCACAATCGGAATAACATGCCCTATTGTTCCGGGTATCATGCCAATTAACAACTACAAGGGGTTCTTGCGCATGACTGGGTTCTGTAAAACTAAGGTATGTTATCTTGTTTACAGTAGTCTTGATGGATTTTATAGATGGTAGGCGAGATTTATTATTAAATAAGCATATCATAAAACTTCTGCCAATCCAAATTTTAAAAGCCAACGCCAACTTGTTGGGAGAAAGGCTAGACGACGACAACGATGATGAAGCATATTGTTTtttgccttttttcttttttcttttttctgagcATTGTTATTAGAGAAGTGCAAGCATCCCTTTTGGAGATCCTTTAGTCTTTTCTGGATATTCCTTTTATCTAAACAAAATATGGAAGCTTTAACTTGCCATTCTATTCACCATTCAGCAGGCTAGGGTTGGCCCAATTGAGTTAACAGAATTTGTAAATTTACCAGAAATTGAAGCGAGACCTGATTGCTCACTTTGCAGAGTCTTGATGGAATGACTGCAGTTGATCAGGGGCTGAGTCAACTGAACTTTTGTAAGACCCAGGATAAATGAACTGGGTTTTTAAATTCTCTGAACGTGCTACCGAAACTATTCATTACTTATTATCTAATTATGTAGTCTGTTCATGTCTGATGTAAGGGGTGTTTAGGTGGGATCTGGCTTGTTGTTAGAATTAACATACTGTATGTTCCCATTGTTATATTGTAGATTCCAGCTGAAATTATGGTCGCTCTTGAGCCTATTAAAGACAATGAAGAGGCTGTCAAGGCCTACGGAATACACCTTGGAACTGAAATGTGCAAGAAGATTTTAGCTCATGGGATCAAAACACTGCATCTTTACACACTAAACATGGAGAAATCAGCCTTGGCCATATTAAAGGTGATAATTGATTTGTGGTTCAAATCAAAGAGGTGAttattgattttgtttctagttTCATTTTAAGAAGCACAGAATTTTTCTTGTTGTGCCTTCATCTGGCTGTGGATCTTATCATGAAATTTATGTTTACAGAATCTTGGGTTAATAGATGAGACTAGGGTTTCAAGGTCCTTACCATGGAGACGTCCTGCGAATGTCTTTCGTGTTAAAGAAGATGTTCGACCAATTTTTTGGTATTTTATCtttttggaaatattaatttttttgtcAATGTACATTGGATTGGCCAGGGATtagtgtggtttttttttttttgggtctgaCTAATATCTTCCTGGGCCAATAATGCAGGGCTAATCGTCCAAAAAGCTACATATCCAGGACTCATGGTTGGGATCAATACCCACGTGGGAGATGGGGTGATTCTGGTAATCCATCGTATGGTGCACTTTCGGACTACCAGGTAATAGGACTCCTCCCACCTAATTCTGTGTATCGGTGTAAACTTTAGTATGAGTGATCAAGTTCTGGTACACAGGCATATAACTTTCTACTGGGAACATTATGTCTGAAGTGTACAGCTCCTGTTATGTATCAGCTGTGGGCATGATCCAGATTGAAGCAGCCTAGTATCTTAGTTTGGCATGTGAATTGGCAGACATTTTCTTACTTGCCTGTCCATTGGTACCAATCTTCTATCCGGTTTTGGCAAAATGAACAATTATCTGCAGTACAGGATGCATAAATTCCAATCGTGTATCATCTAGCTGTTTAACTTTGGCAAGCTCTTGACACTCCATGTTTAGTGATCTGCCTGTTTGTTTGCATGAACAGTTCTCTCTAATTTTCCCCATTATTTTTTTCGAGATAATGATTGCCTGCTAGGGGAAATTTTCTGCTCAGATGACTTGTATTCATATGAATTATATTTTATTCTTTGGAACATATAACCCAAGTCATAATCTGTACGATGGTTCATTCGATCTAATTCATGTAACAAGGAACTTGAGGTGGAATGAACTTGCACAAATAGTTCTTTTTAATTTCTACAATTTTTCTTGAGATAATAGTACTTGGAATACTATTGTCGGGAGAACATGATTGCTTCACTCATATTCATATGAATTACATCTTTTTCTTGGGAGTATATAATCCTAACTCATAATCTTGTGGCAGTTCATGCGACCTCGTTCACGTGACAAGAAACTTCAGGAGGAATGGGCTGTCCCATTGAAATCTGTTGAGGATATTCATGAGGTACCATTTTAAACTCATCTGTGTCTTGTGGAGATAGTTTGTTTTGGCACTACAGAGGCAACTCAAACTTGTTTATATCACTAATTCACTATACATGGAACATCTAATTGTCTCCTGTTCATGTTACATAGATATTTAAGAACTTCTGCCTGGGGAAACTTAAAAGCAGTCCATGGTCAGAGTTAGATGGGCTTCAGCCAGAAACAAAGATCATAAACGAACAATTGGGAAATGTTAACTTGAAAGGGTTTTTGACTATCAATAGCCAACCAGCAGTCAATGGGGAGAAATCCGATTCTCCATCTGTCGGTAAGTGAAACAATTAGGTGTTTAACTGATCGGTGGATGCTATGAGTTTCTAGTGTTCTTTTGGAAAATGCTTTACAGGATTCATGCTTTTTCATCAATGTTCAAAATCTTGGGTGACATGTAAATGTCTTTGTAATTCCGAGTTTGGATTGGATGAGCAAATAAATACTTGCATATTTTCTAAGAAACAAAATCTGAGTTTGGGCTCAACACTCAGATCTCATCCCAAACCAATCTAACCCCCCAAATTTTGAGTTGACTGGTGAGcttttgaatattgaatattgtgGCTAAAGACAGTTGGGGACTAGTGGTTTCTGATGTGTACTTCATAATTTGCTACCTATTCCACAGACATGGAAAAATTGAATGTTTATGAACTAGTGCATTCGTAGCACATGCAGGTCAAAGCTGGTTTGCAGCTCCCTGACTAATCAGACTAATTTCAGCAGCTCTTTTCTCACCGATTACATGTCTGGAATGCAAAATCTTAATGGGTAAGTTTATCCATATGTGTAAATTCTCTGAGGCAAACAAAGGCTTTAAACGCCGAGTATTGAATCATTAGTCAGCTTGCAAATGTTACATAAGTATAGGTTCAGTTGTACAGGAGCTACAATGGGCTCATCTTGTACAATTCTCTTTTCTTAAATAGCTAGAGTTGGCTCACATAGTTGTATTTACACAgaaaagtttagtctctttctttctttttcttttttttttgaacattaataattttattgatgaaaGGCCAAAGCCTTACAATAGAGAAACAAAACCAGAATAATATTACAAGTTACAACTCAAACCAGCCCTCCAGAAATTGACTAATAAGCTTAGAATCTCTCGCCCACTCCATTACATTTGATGTAGCCCCTACTGAACACTTCCGTTACTTGCCTCTTTCAATTTCTAAAATACTGCTCATTCCTCTCTAACCATATAAACCATAAAACCGCTAATAAAGTTAACTGCCAAACCTTCCTCCCAACTTCCCTTTTCCGTCACCATGCCTCATTTTAAAGAAACAATCAATGGATTCTGGCTCCACCCACGATACTCCAAATAATTTAAAGAAGTTGCCCCACAACTCTCTTGCAAATGAACAATGAATAAAGATATGATTTACCAATTCCTCTTTCTCATCTTGATAACATAATAGGCACATATTCGGCGTAATCATTTGTCTCTTACGAAGATTATCTATTTCAACACCTTATTCCTTCACACTAGCCATGTAAACACTGCTACTTTTGGAGGGGCACCATAGCCCCATACAAACTTTGTCGGACTACCCCCTCTCCGTTATAGCTCCCGCTTATCTCCTTATAGAAATATTTCACTAAAAACTTTCCGGATTTATCTTTGAGGCATTTCATTGAATATGATTCAGAAAGTATGGGGCGCACTTTGGACAACAACTTCAGAAGAGCAATAAATTCTTCTATCTCCTTGTCCTCTAAATTCCTTctacatggtggagcccacgccACTTCTCCTTGGATAGAAAAACATAGAAAAACATATTTTCACCTTCAAATCTGCCTCAGCTGCAATCCCTGCTAAGCATGGGAAAACTTCACTTAGCTTTTGGTCCCCCACCCCATACATCCTCCCAAAACTTAATATTTTTCCCATCTCCCATATGGAAACCTACCCCTTCCCATACCTTCTGTTTTATTGACACCATTGATTTCTAAATATATGATGATCTATGCAACAATGATGACCTTGTCCATCTGTCCCTGTCTCCCACCTCATATTTCCTACCTATCATCTCACTCCATTGATGTTTTTTCCTGCCCCAAACCTACATACCCATTTCCCTAAGAAAGCTAGGTTCATAACCTCCAACTCCCTTAACCTGGCACCCCCTTCTTCCCTAGGCTTGCAAACATCCTCCCATTTCATAAGATGAAACTTTTGCTTCTCCTATGCCCCTTTCCACAAAAAATCTTGCCttactttttctaattttttcacAACCATTTTCGCACATTTGAACAAAGACATAGTAAGCCGGGAGATTAGACATTGCCGCCTTGATCATCGTAATTCGTCCACTCAAAGGTAGTTTACGGGTCTTCCATTGTGAcaattttctttcaaatcttttgTTCAGTCTCTTTCTTAGTGATACTTTTTTGCATGTATGTGATTTGGAGGTGTccagaaaagaataaaaaataacatGTACTGTACACTATCTTGGATTTTGACGTCAAATACTTCTATCTTTTTATGTTCATTTAGCTGTTTTGGAGTTGGTTTGCCTCGTAAACAACACAAGCATATGGTTGGATAGAATCATCATTGGGTTTTTATCAATTCTATGCACATAGCTGAACTCTTTCTCCCTCAGGATGGGGTGGGCCAGGTGGGTATGTTTACCAAAAAGCCTATCTGGAATTCTTCTGCTCCCAAGACAAGTTAAATGCGCTGGTCGAGAAATGCAAGGGTTTACCGTCTCTCACCTATATTGCTGTGAATAAAGAAGGGCTATATGTGTCGAATACCAGCATGAGCGATGTGAATGCAGTGACATGGGGGGTTTTCCCTGCTAAAGAGATCATCCAACCAACTGTTGTGGATCCTGCAAGCTTCGTGGTGTGGAAGGATGAGGCATTTGAGATCTGGACAAGGGGATGGGCGTTCCTATTTCCAGAGGGCGACCCCTCAAGGAAGATTCTGGAACAGGTAATTGTGATGTTTATTGTCTCCCTGATCATACTGTATATAACATGGATGATCAATTAGAGATAAAAGGAAGAAGATatctggatccttactcttgctcgggtggtag belongs to Magnolia sinica isolate HGM2019 chromosome 8, MsV1, whole genome shotgun sequence and includes:
- the LOC131253717 gene encoding probable methylenetetrahydrofolate reductase (NADH): MKVIEKIRAAAEEEGKVVFSFEFFPPKTEDGVDNLFERMDRMVSHNPSFCDITWGAGGSTADLTLDISNKMQNMICVETMMHLTCTNMPVEKIDHALDTIKTNGIQNVLALRGDPPHGQDKFVQVAGGFACALDLVRHIRAKYGDYFGITVAGYPEAHPDMIQGDGLATLEGYQSDLTYLKSKVDAGADLIITQLFYDTDIFLKFVNDCRTIGITCPIVPGIMPINNYKGFLRMTGFCKTKIPAEIMVALEPIKDNEEAVKAYGIHLGTEMCKKILAHGIKTLHLYTLNMEKSALAILKNLGLIDETRVSRSLPWRRPANVFRVKEDVRPIFWANRPKSYISRTHGWDQYPRGRWGDSGNPSYGALSDYQFMRPRSRDKKLQEEWAVPLKSVEDIHEIFKNFCLGKLKSSPWSELDGLQPETKIINEQLGNVNLKGFLTINSQPAVNGEKSDSPSVGWGGPGGYVYQKAYLEFFCSQDKLNALVEKCKGLPSLTYIAVNKEGLYVSNTSMSDVNAVTWGVFPAKEIIQPTVVDPASFVVWKDEAFEIWTRGWAFLFPEGDPSRKILEQVQSSYFLVSLVDNDYIHGDPFAAFKGI